The following are from one region of the Tepidamorphus gemmatus genome:
- a CDS encoding branched-chain amino acid ABC transporter permease has product MIELIGIPPQVLFGQLLLGLINGSFYAMLSLGLAIIFGLLNIVNFAHGAQYMLGAFVAWFLLTYLGLGYWWALLLAPVIVGAFGIVLERLLISRLYRLDHLYGLLLTFGLALILQGILRNQYGMSGLPYSVPQQLAGVRNLGFMFLPDYRAWVIVASLTVCLATWFAIEKTRIGAHLRAANENPTLVGAFGINVPRMITLTYGFGVGLAAFAGVLAAPIYSVNPNMGADLIIVVFAVVVIGGMGSILGSIVTGFGLGLIEVLTKVFYPQASSVVIFVIMALVLMVKPAGLFGRAE; this is encoded by the coding sequence ATGATCGAGCTGATCGGCATTCCCCCGCAGGTCCTGTTCGGCCAGCTGCTGCTCGGGCTGATCAATGGTTCCTTCTACGCCATGCTGTCACTCGGGTTGGCAATCATCTTCGGCCTGCTCAACATCGTCAACTTCGCCCACGGCGCGCAGTACATGCTCGGGGCTTTCGTCGCCTGGTTTCTGTTGACCTATCTTGGCCTCGGATACTGGTGGGCGCTCCTGCTCGCTCCGGTGATCGTTGGCGCCTTCGGGATCGTTCTGGAACGGCTGCTGATTTCCCGGCTCTACCGGCTCGACCATCTCTACGGGCTGCTGCTGACCTTCGGTCTTGCGCTCATCCTGCAGGGCATCCTGCGCAATCAGTACGGCATGTCCGGGCTGCCGTATTCGGTCCCTCAGCAGCTCGCCGGGGTCCGCAATCTCGGCTTCATGTTCCTGCCTGACTATCGCGCCTGGGTAATCGTGGCTTCGCTGACGGTGTGTCTGGCGACCTGGTTTGCCATCGAGAAGACGCGGATTGGCGCCCATCTGCGCGCTGCCAACGAGAACCCGACGCTGGTCGGCGCCTTCGGGATCAACGTGCCGCGCATGATTACCCTGACCTATGGCTTCGGCGTCGGGCTTGCTGCCTTCGCCGGAGTGCTTGCCGCGCCAATCTACTCGGTCAACCCGAACATGGGCGCCGACCTCATCATCGTTGTCTTCGCTGTGGTCGTCATCGGCGGCATGGGCTCGATCCTGGGGTCGATTGTCACCGGATTCGGCCTCGGTCTGATCGAGGTTTTGACGAAAGTCTTCTATCCGCAGGCCTCCTCCGTCGTGATCTTCGTGATCATGGCGCTTGTCCTGATGGTCAAGCCGGCTGGCCTGTTCGGGAGGGCCGAGTGA